One segment of Brassica napus cultivar Da-Ae chromosome C3, Da-Ae, whole genome shotgun sequence DNA contains the following:
- the LOC106376322 gene encoding PHD finger protein ALFIN-LIKE 3 has translation MEGGAGLSNPRTVEEVFRDFKGRRAAIVKALTSDVGEFYQQCDPEKENLCLYGLPNEQWEVNLPAEEVPPELPEPALGINFARDGLSEKEWLSLVAIHSDTWLLSVSFYFGSRFAFDKADRKRLFDMINGVPTIFEVVTGNMKKQTKEKSSAANRNGNLSKSDSKVISSDGKNSKAMQANNEEDGSEEEDEDEHGETLCGACGDGDGTGTDDFWICCDVCEVWFHGKCVKITPARAEHIKQYKCPACSNKRARP, from the exons ATGGAAGGAGGAGCTGGTCTCTCCAATCCTCGCACCGTCGAAGAAGTTTTCAGGGATTTCAAAGGCCGTAGAGCCGCCATTGTCAAAGCTCTCACCTCCG aTGTTGGAGAGTTTTACCAGCAATGCGACCCTG AGAAAGAGAATCTTTGCTTGTATGGGTTACCAAACGAACAATGGGAAGTTAACTTACCAGCTGAAGAAGTGCCTCCTGAGCTTCCAGAGCCAGCTCTAGGCATTAACTTTGCAAGAGATGGACTTTCTGAGAAGGAATGGCTTTCTCTTGTTGCTATCCACAGCGACACTTGGTTGCTCTCAGTCTCTTTTTACTTCGGGTCCAGATTCGCTTTCGACAAAGCTGATAG GAAACGCTTGTTTGATATGATCAATGGGGTTCCTACCATATTTGAAGTAGTCACtggaaatatgaaaaagcaaACAAAGGAAAAGTCCTCTGCTGCAAATCGAAATGGCAATCTATCCAAGTCTGATTCGAAAGTG ATATCTTCAGATGGCAAAAACTCAAAGGCAATGCAGGCAAACAATGAGGAAGATGGATCAGAggaagaggatgaggatgaaCACGGGGAAACCCTTTGTGGTGCTTGTGGAGACGGTGATGGTACTGGTACTGATGATTTCTGGATCTGCTGTGACGTTTGTGAGGTATGGTTCCATGGGAAGTGTGTGAAGATAACTCCAGCTAGAGCTGAACATATCAAACAGTACAAGTGCCCTGCATGTAGCAACAAAAGAGCACGACCTTAA